The genome window TATTTAATGCTGATGATTATGCTTGGAATAACGTATCTTTCTCCCAATTTTTCTTTTTATTCCTAGTGGTTCTTCTGTTTGTACCCATTCAAACAACAGTAGAAGAACTTTTATTTAGAGGATTATTATTACAATGGGTTGGTAAAAAAATAAAAAATCCCATTTTATTAGCACTGATAGTTGGAGTAATTTTTGGATCATTGCACTTTTCCAATCCTGAAATGAATGATTCGGCCATTTTAGTAGGTTTAGATTATTTACTTGCTGGTTTTGCCTTGACATTTATTGCGGTGAAAACAGGAAGCTTAGAATTATCGATTGGTGCACATGCTGCAAATAATATGATGATTTTCTTGTTTTTTACATATGATGACTCTGTGGCAGGAAATATTCCAAGTCTAATTCAAATCCTTGAAACAAGTCCACAATACTCAATAATTTGGTCATTGCTAATATTCACGGCCTTTTATTTATTAAGTATTAAAAAATATGGTAGGAAGTCTATAAGCTAGTCTATCTAGTAGTTTAGGAATGAGGAAAATTCTACAATAGAAGAAGGATATAAAAGACTAGTGTATAAAGGATTTCAGTTGCTATGAAACCGAACAGTAATACGACGATGCCGATAAAATCGTATAATTGTTTGGTTTTTTGAATTGCATTAGAAAAAGATGGGATAAAGCACAGGCAATCCCTCTTATAGAAAAATTAGAAATTATCCACCACATTTAAAAAAATATAAATAATTTAATAGAACTAGTTAAATAGAACATATGTTTCTAAATTGAGTCTTAAGCCTCTTACTTTAATAATTCAGAATTGTTAAAATTTTTTTAGAGATATCCATTCTATTATATTAGGAGGCTGTTTAATGAAAAAAGAATGCAGAGTAATTCCTTATCAAGTGAAAGAAGTAATGGACGTTTCTGCAGAAATTCCAAAAGGAATTGAGCTAATTCAGGCACCTGAGTTATGGAAAAAAACAAAGGGAAAAGGGATTACAGTTGCCATATTAGATACTGGCTGTGATATCAATCATCCAGATTTACAAGAGCGAATCATTGGTGGAAAAAACTTTACCGATGATGATAACGGCGATCCAGCTATATATATGGATTATAACGGTCATGGAACACATGTAGCTGGAACAATTGGAGCTTCAGGGAAAGAAGATGGATTAACAGGAGTAGCACCGGAAATTTCACTTTTAATTGTAAAAGTATTAAATGGGCAAGGTTCAGGGCAGTATGAATGGATTATAAATGGAATTTATTATGCAATTGAACAGGGAGCAGATATTATCTCTATGAGTCTTGGCGGGCCAGAAGATGTGGAAGAATTGCATGAGGCTGTGAAAAAGGCAGTTGAAGCGCAAATTTTAGTCGTTTGTGCAGCTGGAAATGAAGGGGATGGCTTAGATTCGACAGAAGAATTAGGTTATCCAGCCGCTTATAATGAAGTAATAAGCGTAGGTGCAGTCGATTTACAGAGAAATAGCTCTCGTTTTTCTAATTCTAATCGAGAAGTTGATTTAGTAGCACCTGGTGAGGAAATTTTGTCTACTTTTTTAGATGGAAAATATGCTAAATTAACTGGAACTTCTATGGCAGCCCCTCATGTAAGTGGAGCTTTAGCATTAATTAAAATAATTAGTAATGAAGCTTTTGAAAGAAATTTAACAGAGCCAGAATTGTATGCACAATTAATTAAGAGAACGATTCCATTAGGAAATAAACCGAGTTTAGAAGGGAATGGGATTCTCTATTTAACAGCTCCGGAAGCTTTGATGGAAAAACTTCAATCCACGGTTCAATTACTTGTGGCTAATAGTTTATAAGAAGAATATCCTTATTAATAAAAAATGGACAAACTCCTAAAAGGGTGGTTTGTCCACTTTTCTTATAAAAGAGAAGATGTGAGAGGGCTTATGATATAGGGAATAATCAAATTCCATTACTGAGAGGGTGCTACATAATTTTACCGTAACAAGACAATAGAAATGTTTTAAAAAAAGTAGTAAAGTGAAAGAGGATATTTGTGCGTAACTGGATTTTGATAGAAGGAGAATAAATTGTTGAATACTGTCATTACACGAAAAATGATTTTAGAAATGTGTGGTCCTGTATCTTTAAAAAGAGGGGAAGCATTCTCAAAAAATCATAAGGTGATTTTTAAAGAATATAGAGATAATTATTGTGAAGCTTTCGTTCAAGCATCTGAAGATTTTGCGGTAATGGTTGCAATCGACGGGGAAGAAATAAAAGCAACATGTTCTTGTCCGAAACTAGCTTCTTTTCAAAAAGAATGTCAGCATATTGCAGCTGTATTAGTGGAAATAAAGAAATTTCAAAT of Niallia circulans contains these proteins:
- a CDS encoding CPBP family intramembrane glutamic endopeptidase translates to MKHYLNVKEGKNNWPRYLASILLAVGFMIAGSIVYFIVELIRIELDGNDATYIDLDTGMVMGGNGTVSLLMTHIVYIFALVGIWIGVRFIHKRKFRSLITGDDRVNWKKIIWGFLIFAGLFLLTSGLDFLFNADDYAWNNVSFSQFFFLFLVVLLFVPIQTTVEELLFRGLLLQWVGKKIKNPILLALIVGVIFGSLHFSNPEMNDSAILVGLDYLLAGFALTFIAVKTGSLELSIGAHAANNMMIFLFFTYDDSVAGNIPSLIQILETSPQYSIIWSLLIFTAFYLLSIKKYGRKSIS
- a CDS encoding S8 family peptidase; the protein is MKKECRVIPYQVKEVMDVSAEIPKGIELIQAPELWKKTKGKGITVAILDTGCDINHPDLQERIIGGKNFTDDDNGDPAIYMDYNGHGTHVAGTIGASGKEDGLTGVAPEISLLIVKVLNGQGSGQYEWIINGIYYAIEQGADIISMSLGGPEDVEELHEAVKKAVEAQILVVCAAGNEGDGLDSTEELGYPAAYNEVISVGAVDLQRNSSRFSNSNREVDLVAPGEEILSTFLDGKYAKLTGTSMAAPHVSGALALIKIISNEAFERNLTEPELYAQLIKRTIPLGNKPSLEGNGILYLTAPEALMEKLQSTVQLLVANSL